One region of Culex pipiens pallens isolate TS chromosome 2, TS_CPP_V2, whole genome shotgun sequence genomic DNA includes:
- the LOC120421585 gene encoding opsin-3-like, producing MFLLNETDAVLLPAARTGGEMVKLLGWNLPPEQMHLVHEHWKDFPAPPYFMHLLLALIYFVLMNVSLIGNGIVVWIFTTSKSLRNGSNMFIVNLAIFDLLMMCEMPMFLVNAFSERLVGYETGCAIYAALGSVSGIGGAISNAVIAYDRYRTISNPLEGRMNRTKASLFVVMTWLWTVPFTVMPMFNIWGRYIPEGYLTTCSFDYLTDDSDTRVFVGCIFAWAYAIPMVFICYFYTRLFGHVRQHENMLKNQARKMNIESLAANRNANAEAAEIRIAKAAFTIFFLFVCAWTPYAFVAMIGAFGDKTILTPFFTMIPAMCCKIVSCLDPWVYAISHPRYRQELEKRLPWLGIKEAPDNVSTTESKQTVVAEPAANAET from the exons ATGTTTCTGCTCAACGAAACCGACGCGGTTCTGCTGCCGGCGGCCCGGACCGGCGGAGAAATGGTCAAGCTGCTCGGCTGGAACCTGCCACCGGAGCAGATGCACCTGGTGCACGAACACTGGAAGGACTTTCCGGCGCCACCCTACTTCATGCACCTGCTGCTGGCGCTGATCTACTTTGTGCTGATGAACGTTTCCCTGATCGGGAACGGGATCGTCGTGTGGATCTTCACCAC CTCCAAGTCCCTCCGCAACGGCTCGAACATGTTCATCGTCAATCTGGCCATTTTCGATCTGCTGATGATGTGTGAGATGCCGATGTTTCTGGTGAATGCCTTTTCCGAGCGGCTGGTCGGCTACGAAACGGGTTGTGCGATCTACGCGGCGCTGGGCAGTGTGTCCGGAATCGGTGGAGCGATCAGCAATGCCGTCATCGCGTACGATCGCTACCGGACCATTTCGAACCCGCTCGAGGGTCGTATGAACCGGACCAAAGCATCGCTGTTCGTTGTGATGACCTGGCTGTGGACGGTGCCGTTCACGGTGATGCCAATGTTCAACATCTGGGGCCGCTACATCCCGGAAGGATACCTGACCACGTGTTCGTTCGATTATCTAACCGATGACAGCGACACGCGCGTCTTCGTCGGGTGTATCTTCGCGTGGGCGTACGCCATCCCGATGGTGTTCATCTGCTACTTTTACACGCGCCTGTTCGGCCACGTCCGACAGCACGAGAACATGCTGAAGAACCAGGCTCGCAAGATGAACATCGAGTCGTTGGCGGCGAACCGTAACGCGAACGCCGAAGCTGCCGAGATCCGCATCGCCAAGGCTGCCTTCACGATCTTCTTCCTGTTTGTCTGCGCTTGGACTCCGTACGCTTTCGTCGCGATGATCGGTGCCTTCGGAGATAAGACCATTCTGACGCCGTTTTTCACCATGATTCCGGCCATGTGCTGCAAGATTGTTTCGTGTCTGGATCCGTGGGTGTACGCCATCAGTCATCCCAGATACCGCCAGGAGCTCGAGAAACGTCTGCCGTGGCTTGGCATCAAGGAAGCCCCGGACAATGTCAGCACGACCGAGAGCAAGCAGACGGTTGTAGCGGAACCTGCGGCCAACGCCGAAACTTGA